The genomic window GTTGATTTCCCAACTTCTCCAGGGAAAGTTTTAAGAGGAAATTTTTCTGGCTATGTCCGCTTTAGAGTTGGAAATTATAGAATTATCGCTGAAGTAGATAATGACAAGTTTGTGATTACAAATATGACGGTTGGTCATAGGTCAGAGGTTTATAAAATAAAAAAATTTTAATAGAAAGGTCAACAAAAAAAGAAAAGCCCTAGCGGGAACTAGGCTTTTCAGAATGATATTTTTTCTTAGTTGAGATAATTATAGCA from Streptococcus mitis includes these protein-coding regions:
- a CDS encoding type II toxin-antitoxin system RelE family toxin, giving the protein MAKYQVEYADTFHKAMEKLDRGNQRFIMNWISQHLKDVDFPTSPGKVLRGNFSGYVRFRVGNYRIIAEVDNDKFVITNMTVGHRSEVYKIKKF